A single genomic interval of Cucumis sativus cultivar 9930 chromosome 7, Cucumber_9930_V3, whole genome shotgun sequence harbors:
- the LOC101208203 gene encoding CDPK-related kinase 5 yields MGICTSKPPPKPNPYAPRDPDGRIDPSHTPKSAPTPHRKDDLVAGKQSPFFPFFSPSPSPYFSKKKSQNSPLPGGGPESATSTPGRTPGRFFRRSFAPPSPAKHIRAVLARRLGKKAGSTAAIPEEGDEESGIELDKRFGFSKELTSRLEVGEEVGRGHFGYTCSAKFKKGEHKGQQVAVKVIPKAKMTTAIAIEDVRREVKILRALTGRTNLVQFYDAFEDHDNVYIVMELCEGGELLDRILSRGGKYSEEDAKAVMVQILTVVAFCHLQGVVHRDLKPENFLYTSKDENAQLKAIDFGLSDFVKPDERLNDIVGSAYYVAPEVLHRSYGTEADVWSIGVIAYILLCGSRPFWARTESGIFRAVLKADLSFDEGPWPSLSFEAKDFVKRLLNKDPRKRLTAAQALSHPWIRNHKGAKVPIDILIFKVMRIYMRSSSLRKAALRAVSKTLTVDELSYLKEQFELLEPNKNGFITLETIKMGLAKHATDAMNESRTLDFLANLNTLQYRGMDFDEFCAAALSIHQLEALDRWEQHARCAYEIFEKNGNRAIVIEELASELGLGPAIPLHVVLQDWIRHTDGKLSFLGFVKLLHGVSSRSLAKVS; encoded by the exons ATGGGTATATGTACTTCAAAGCCACCACCGAAGCCAAATCCGTATGCTCCGAGAGACCCAGATGGCCGGATTGATCCATCTCACACTCCTAAATCAGCTCCTACTCCTCACCGGAAAGATGATCTTGTCGCCGGTAAACAGTCACcgttttttcctttctttagtCCTAGTCCATCTCCTTATTTTTCGAAGAAGAAGAGTCAGAACTCGCCGTTACCTGGGGGTGGACCTGAGAGTGCTACCTCAACTCCTGGTAGGACCCCTGGTAGATTCTTCCGGCGGTCGTTTGCTCCTCCTTCTCCGGCGAAGCATATTAGGGCGGTGCTTGCGCGGCGGCTTGGAAAGAAAGCGGGTTCTACTGCGGCGATTCCGGAGGAAGGCGACGAGGAAAGTGGGATCGAATTGGATAAGAGATTTGGGTTCTCGAAAGAGCTTACGAGTCGATTGGAGGTTGGGGAGGAGGTGGGTAGAGGGCATTTTGGGTATACCTGTTCTGCTAAGTTCAAGAAAGGCGAGCATAAGGGTCAACAAGTTGCTGTTAAAGTTATTCCTAAAGCTAAG ATGACAACAGCTATTGCAATTGAGGATGTGAGAAGGGAAGTAAAAATATTGCGAGCTTTGACCGGGCGTACTAATCTCGTACAATTCTACGATGCATTTGAAGACCACGATAATGTCTACATTGTAATGGA GTTGTGCGAAGGAGGAGAACTTCTAGATAGAATACTTTCAAG AGGTGGAAAGTACTCAGAAGAAGACGCAAAAGCCGTCATGGTTCAGATATTGACTGTCGTTGCATTTTGTCATCTTCAAGGCGTTGTGCACCGAGATCTGAAACCTGAG aACTTCTTGTATACATCTAAAGACGAGAACGCACAGTTGAAAGCCATAGACTTTGGCTTGTCTGATTTCGTCAAACCAG ATGAAAGACTTAATGACATAGTTGGAAGTGCCTACTATGTGGCACCCGAAGTTCTGCATAGATCTTATGGTACAGAGGCCGATGTGTGGAGTATAGGGGTGATTGCATACATTCTTTTATGTGGTAGCCGTCCATTTTGGGCCAGGACAGAGTCCGGAATTTTTCGAGCAGTTTTGAAAGCCGATCTAAGTTTTGATGAAGGTCCATGGCCTTCATTATCTTTTGAAGCAAAGGACTTTGTCAAGCGACTGTTAAACAAGGATCCACGCAAACGATTGACAGCTGCCCAAGCATTAA GTCATCCTTGGATCCGTAATCACAAGGGTGCAAAAGTTCCTATTGATATCTTAATATTCAAGGTCATGAGAATATATATGCGGTCATCATCCTTGCGTAAGGCTGCTTTGCGG GCTGTATCCAAGACATTGACGGTAGATGAGCTCTCTTATTTAAAAGAACAGTTCGAACTGTTGGAgccaaataaaaatggttttattaCTTTGGAAACTATTAAGATG GGTCTCGCGAAACATGCAACCGATGCCATGAACGAGTCTCGTACGCTTGATTTTCTTGCAAAT TTAAATACACTTCAATACAGAGGAATGGATTTTGACGAATTCTGTGCCGCTGCATTGAGCATCCATCAGCTAGAAGCACTTGACCGGTGGGAACAACATGCTCGTTGTGCATACGAAATTTTCGAGAAAAATGGAAATCGGGCAATCGTCATAGAAGAGCTTGCTTCT GAACTGGGTCTTGGACCAGCCATCCCGCTCCACGTTGTTCTTCAAGATTGGATCAGGCACACAGATGGGAAGCTAAGCTTCCTTGGATTTGTCAAGTTATTGCACGGCGTGTCAAGCCGATCGCTAGCAAAGGTGTCGTGA